In the Plasmodium yoelii strain 17X genome assembly, chromosome: 3 genome, one interval contains:
- a CDS encoding Leu/Phe-tRNA protein transferase: MESGEVKNGEVKNGEVKNGEVKNGEVKNGQVKNGEVESGEVKSGEVKSGEVKSGEVKSGEVKSGEVKNGQVVEEVKNGQVVEEVKNGQVVEEVGEEVGEEVVEEVGEVNEKVKNGEVGNDESDVSDDVSKDPSVEDSSDEEMSEDEVSEDESHLVGNVNVNDIIEIISDNEPETLTKIFNVMAENRCLKYYPLITPYHNIEKLIDILLDVNYEYENTWCVHYHAKFICKLFYEGLIPVANKQKIRYMKDLKIRMYREYLLIPKIHFIRSCMHPSEIHISKKVKKKCKQFYITINKDFDGVVNGIIEKHGQNWLYPFIQKEFKKIFEKKVKYKNVQMHSIELWHENELVAGELGNTVGSVYTSLTGFQRKNSAGTIQLCALAKLLEFQNFQLWDLGMLLPYKKEIGSKEIPMKEFFDKHRKFKYIDAEFKVPFMDKLNCAVLIRGIDPSDPTIQLTQPNPT; this comes from the coding sequence ATGGAAAGTGGGGAAGTGAAAAATGGGGAAGTGAAAAATGGGGAAGTGAAAAATGGGGAAGTGAAAAATGGGGAAGTGAAAAATGGGCAAGTGAAAAATGGGGAAGTGGAAAGTGGGGAAGTGAAAAGTGGGGAAGTGAAAAGTGGGGAAGTGAAAAGTGGGGAAGTGAAAAGTGGGGAAGTGAAAAGTGGGGAAGTGAAAAATGGGCAAGTGGTTGAGGAAGTGAAAAATGGGCAAGTGGTTGAGGAAGTGAAAAATGGGCAAGTGGTTGAGGAAGTGGGTGAGGAAGTGGGTGAGGAAGTGGTTGAGGAAGTGGGTGAAGTGAACGAGAAAGTGAAAAATGGGGAAGTGGGTAACGATGAGAGTGATGTGAGTGACGATGTGAGTAAGGATCCGAGTGTGGAAGATTCGAGTGATGAGGAAATGAGTGAGGATGAAGTGAGTGAGGATGAAAGCCATTTGGTTGGGAATGTAAATGTAAATGATATAATTGAAATAATTTCAGACAATGAACCTgaaacattaacaaaaatatttaatgtGATGGCAGAAAATAGGTGCTTAAAATATTATCCATTAATTACCCCATATCACaatattgaaaaattaatagatATATTGTTAGATGTAAATTATGAATATGAGAATACATGGTGTGTACATTATCATGCtaaatttatttgtaaattattttacGAGGGTTTAATACCAGTTGCTAACAAACAAAAGATTCGTTATATGaaagatttaaaaattaGAATGTATAgagaatatttattaataccaaaaattcattttattcGATCTTGTATGCATCCAAGTGAAATacatatatcaaaaaaagttaaaaaaaaatgtaaacaattttatattactaTAAATAAAGATTTTGATGGAGTAGTTAATGGTATTATAGAAAAACATGGACAAAATTGGCTATACCCTTTTATACAAAAAGAATTTaagaaaatatttgaaaaaaaagttaaatataaaaatgttcaaATGCATTCTATTGAGTTATGGCATGAAAATGAATTGGTTGCTGGAGAATTAGGAAATACAGTTGGTTCTGTTTATACAAGCTTAACTGGGTTTCAAAGAAAAAATTCAGCAGGAACAATACAATTATGTGCTTTAGCAAAATTATTAGaatttcaaaattttcaatTATGGGACCTAGGAATGTTATTACCTTATAAAAAGGAAATTGGATCTAAAGAAATTCCAATGAAagaattttttgataaacatagaaaattcaaatatatagATGCAGAATTTAAAGTTCCATTTATGGATAAACTTAATTGTGCAGTATTAATACGAGGTATCGACCCGTCTGACCCTACTATACAATTAACCCAACCCAATCCCACATAA
- a CDS encoding multidrug efflux pump, putative: MVGVLRLKGSNHISHLEEHNKNDHTNYHINDHTNYHTNYHTNYHINYHINYHANGHQQISPSKDIRVGNKKKKRKKSSNCVESNRNKIIEMTQNEDKMNYDNIKYSDLKKKKKKKKNFSKIFVKTINMLFKEIFVKSFQTMLSYAITSSFFILLNVYMSNSCKYEEMAGFGISLSIISLLNSVVEGFCSSLDYFCSQSIGMKCIYNSFLFLNSAYFLFFIFYILLIFIFFLIKFLIYYAIDLKYINIFMDNNVTQIYYYKIMIVFFSSFKILLFSFYPYFLFESTRRFLILHNNIYPSLFTSFLSFCVLNFLCYIFVFIFSMTHFGVSLAWLITNIISCFFILYFLRNYIQECSLLLELDVRTPFLSPKCKSEENIIEPIFTCSINNIDAHQYIQNKNEHYHILDIEKKTNLNKNDVNIFLSKNQVCKIIFLFFHIPSKNIRNKFLNITKTNIKNIFFEILSFEMQLLESAYLNLTSVAVFIQINNMMGLVYNVSHSYGIFLAKLMGIYISRKKRIQENSPKNNKNLSDFIDTNIESIFLDKIQLAISFILLLLFLYISLAIIYIYHEQIITFFYTNIEIRNYLIKNFFIITIQFLLEVLAAFLNNIIKGMGLQDKISFFTFINFMLLMQPLGLILTFFFSLDIYGFVYSTIISMTIQICYLSAFIFKAL; encoded by the coding sequence ATGGTGGGTGTGTTGAGATTGAAGGGTTCTAACCACATCTCACATCTTGAGgaacataataaaaatgatcaCACAAATTATCACATAAATGATCACACAAATTATCACACAAATTATCACACAAATTATCACATAAATTATCACATAAATTATCACGCAAATGGTCACCAACAAATATCTCCATCCAAAGATATCAGAgttggaaataaaaaaaaaaaaagaaaaaaaagtagCAATTGTGTAGAATCAAatcgaaataaaataatagaaatgaCCCAAAACGAGGACAAAATgaattatgataatataaaatattcagatttaaaaaaaaaaaaaaaaaaaaaaaaaaatttttctaaaatttttgttaaaacgataaatatgttatttaaagaaatttttgtaaaatcGTTTCAAACAATGTTATCATATGCTATaacatcatcattttttattttattaaatgtatatatgtcTAATAGTTGTAAATATGAAGAAATGGCTGGATTTGGTATATCTTTATCTATTATATCTTTGTTAAATTCGGTAGTAGAAGGGTTTTGTAGTAGTTTAGATTATTTTTGTAGTCAATCTATTGGAAtgaaatgtatatataattcttttttatttttaaatagtgcatattttttattttttattttttatatattacttatttttatattttttttaatcaaatttttaatttattatgcaATAGatcttaaatatattaacattttcatgGATAATAATGttacacaaatatattactataaaataatgatagtatttttttcaagtttcaaaattttattattttcattttatccatattttttatttgaatctACTAGACgatttttaattttgcataataatatttatccAAGTTTATTTACATCTTTTCTTTCATTTTgtgtattaaattttttatgttatatttttgtttttatattttctatgaCTCATTTTGGTGTATCTTTAGCATGGCTTATaacaaatattattagttgtttttttattttatattttttgagaaATTATATTCAAGAGTGTTCATTACTTTTAGAGTTAGATGTTAGAACCCCTTTTCTGTCTCCAAAATGTAAATCTGAAGAAAATATCATAGAACCCATTTTTACTTGttcaataaataatatagatgcaCACcaatatattcaaaataaaaatgaacattaCCATATTTtagatattgaaaaaaaaacaaatttaaataaaaatgatgtaaatatatttttatcaaaaaatcaAGTAtgcaaaataatttttttattttttcatattccctcaaaaaatattagaaataaatttttaaacataacaaaaacaaatattaaaaatatattttttgaaatattatcatttgaAATGCAGTTACTTGAATCagcatatttaaatttaacatCGGTTGCAGTGtttattcaaataaataatatgatggGTCTTGTTTATAATGTATCACATTCTTATGGTATATTTTTAGCAAAACTTAtgggaatatatatatctcgAAAAAAGAGAATACAAGAAAATTccccaaaaaataataaaaatttatcagATTTTATAGATACAAATATAgaatcaatttttttagatAAAATACAATTAGcaatttcatttattttattattattatttctttatatttctttagcaattatatatatatatcatgaaCAAATTATCACATTTTTTTACACTAATATAGAAATAAggaattatttaattaaaaatttttttataataacaattCAGTTCCTTTTAGAAGTTTTGGCAGCTTTcctaaataatataataaaggGAATGGGATTACAAGAtaaaatatctttttttacatttataaattttatgttaTTAATGCAACCATTAGGTCttattttaactttttttttttctttagaTATTTATGGGTTTGTATATTCAACTATAATTAGCATGACAATTcaaatttgttatttatccgcatttatatttaaagcTCTTTAA
- a CDS encoding SRR1-like protein, giving the protein MDGWINVPQKHKTLNKKKIWIKNEAKEGLNKDELDDKNISDINDINDISEIYEKQKKKTYDKNKYVEHVHNGVKKIMNSLEKSVFFENFKKKFKEIKKENIIIQSAICLGLGSLTDINLNNKNACMYQLAFILLVSKNYNIKHIYIYDPKISNTDLNVYKILNVQVLSSYTSISKQLAENEKEITVCNLKENENVLLFMPHCDISLYGEVLYNIFIYEKLSYPNMNFLLIPEKTIYIGNSFDYYKDHIYQHKPFGIPSFAIELLQKNEQSENIKWDITHLNKVKKNFKYSHFIFYILNFLNEIKFPICSEQVHAFNDLSIITFQKLPDQFIFWLNIYNSLLAHTTGKKK; this is encoded by the coding sequence atggatGGATGGATAAATGTACCTCAAAAACACAAAACcctaaataaaaaaaaaatatggataaaaAATGAAGCGAAAGAGGGTTTGAACAAGGATGAATTGGATGATAAAAACATTAGTGATATTAATGATATTAACGATATTAGTGAGATATATgaaaaacagaaaaaaaaaacatacgataaaaataaatatgtagaaCATGTTCATAATGgagttaaaaaaattatgaacagtTTAGAAAAAAGTGTATTTTTcgaaaattttaaaaaaaaatttaaagagattaaaaaagaaaatataataatacaatcCGCTATTTGCTTAGGTTTAGGTTCTTTAACAGACATAAATctcaataataaaaatgcatGTATGTATCAATTagcatttatattattggtttcaaaaaattataatattaagcatatatatatatatgaccCAAAAATTAGTAATACTGATTTAAATGTGTACAAAATTCTGAACGTTCAGGTTCTTAGTTCATATACAAGTATATCAAAACAGCTAgctgaaaatgaaaaagaaataacaGTATGTAATTTGAAGGAAAACGAAAATGTTCTATTATTTATGCCACATTGTGATATAAGTCTATATGGTGAAgttttatacaatatatttatttatgaaaaattgaGTTATCctaatatgaattttttattaatccctgaaaaaacaatatatattggGAATAGTTTTGATTATTACAAAGATCATATATATCAACATAAGCCTTTTGGAATTCCAAGTTTTGCTATTgaattattacaaaaaaatgaacaatcagaaaatattaaatggGATATTACACATTTAAataaagtgaaaaaaaattttaaatattcacattttatattttatatattaaactttttaaatgaaataaaatttccTATTTGTTCTGAACAAGTACATGCTTTTAATGACCTATCTATTATAACTTTTCAAAAATTACCTGACCAATTCATTTTTTGgcttaatatttataattcttTACTTGCACACACAacgggaaaaaaaaaatga